Part of the Henckelia pumila isolate YLH828 chromosome 2, ASM3356847v2, whole genome shotgun sequence genome is shown below.
ACCAACTgaagaagtttgataagaacttagaatcttatcagtgtaaatctaggagttctaTTTTAGGAgttgataagtcctaacttggatcgggtgtattacaagacgttgtaataaccaaagttttctagtgtatccttcccgtgaggaagaagaggtgacgtaggagattgatctcagaacatccataaacatcttTGTGTCTACTTACGTTATTGCATTATATTACTATTATCACCTAGTTTAGTGAGAGCTGTTTCCGCACTATTCTAGTAGCTCTTGCTCATTTAGGAAGCTGAGAAAAATCGATTAAGTGAACTAATATTTGCTTAATCATACTACATTAAAGCATAAAATTtctaagtgtgtattcacccccctctacacacatcTTCGATCcccaaaattattatatatcataTGATGTATTTTTATCCTGTCATGTTATGTACATATGAACATGTGATCATCACGTTGAGTTTTAAAACATGAATATAACTTTTATTTGAACATATAATTTTTGATTAAtttctgaaaataaaataaaaagattatAGAATTATAAGATCTAAAAAAAACATATCGCAATGAtagttattttgttttattcaagTAATTTCTGAGAAACATTATAGGAAATGTTTTTTTAAGGATTAGTCGGTGAGGAGGCAAACCATTAGGTGTTAGCTCATTCAAGAAACCCTCTGGATAATAATGCCTCAATGTCTTCATCACACACTTTAGTTACCATATGTAATGGGAACTTGATATTTCCTTTGTTATCCACGGGCTTTACCCTTGAACCCGCAATTATTCATTAAGGCAGGTATGCAGAAGGCCTAAAGACTAACCCACGTTATAAAGCCTGATGGAGTAATGAGGTCACATCATTAATTCAATAGGGACAAGTGAGTCTTTTCACAAATCAAGAGTAATGAGGCCACATCATTAATTTAATAGGGACAAGTGAGTCTTTTCACAAATCAAAGTgacatatataataataataataataataataataataataataatagattaAGGCAGGTATGCAGAAGTCCTAGAGAATAACCCATGTTATAAAGCCTGATGGAGTAATACAAATCAAGAGTAATGAGGTCACATCATTAACTCAATATGGACAAGCAAGGTTCTAAAAAGTGTGAAGCGTGTCGAAGCATTAGACAAGGTTCAAGCTTTTTAAGCTTAAGCGCGATTACTACGAGCTTAAGCGTAAAAAAGAGTTTTTAATTTAAACTATAATTTTAGTCATCTCAAACAAATTAACTGAgtaaataatgaataaatataataagttCAAGTGTAAATCATTAATTCTTTCTGAGATTCTAATTCAATTTATTTCATCATTCATTTTATATCCCGTGTCATCGAacataaactaaattaatttgtctaatttaaaaaattagatGTAAAATCCCTCAATATGTACTGCATTCACATCATCGGTACACTTAACCAtataatattgtacatttctaACATTGCTAACAATCACTCACTAATAAAATCGCTAATTTATTATCTATTTTCGTCTTATTAATCGATTTTGGTTTTTAAAAATGTCACATTTAATCGTATTTAACGACATTGGACATGATCAACTTATGTCTGACTGCTTTTGGCCGAAGTGAAGCGTTTTGGTGAAGCTTCAAGCTTAAGCGATATTAAGTGAGGCTTAATCAAGCTTTTTAAAACACTGGGGACAAGCGAGTCTTTTCACAAATCAAGTGTAATGAGGCCACATCATTAATTCAATAGGGACAAGTGAGTCTTTTCACAAATCAAAGtgacatattatatataaagcCTAATGGAGTAATGAGGTcacataattaattcaatagGGACAAGTGAGTCTTTTCACAAATCAAGAGTAATGAGGTCACATCATTAATTCAATAGGGACACGTGACTCTTTTCACAAATCAAGAGTAATGAGGCTACATCATTAATTCAATAGGGACAAATGAGTCTTTTCACAAATCAAAGtgacatatttatatataaataatataatatatatatatatatactagtacaagtgtccaaccatcacggtgacctgacacaggacttacgtatccaaccatccacaactcgtagggtgagcgccctactacatgATACCTTTAAGTAAagactcaatatgctcatgtgtGCAACATATAgccatgacatgctgtatataaagacatataaataatgcaatcacataatatatgcaagcacataatacatgtaaaCTCAATAtgaatatctcgaataatacttccgtaccttactaaggcagatcctagaagctcccctctaggtccaagcctacttTGCAACActacaatacataaatattatgtattatctagcatgccaaacatcacctaacatgctctaaaagccttaattgaactatagtctactccctatttactataggaaaccaaagccataccttcgtccatcttcagcccgttgatgtcgcatgccccagagcctgggcatagcctactacgacccctggatgcctcgccagagctctgtcgcctggctgctactacggacactgtccgtTATATAAAAACTACTACTTACTCctactcttaaaataagagtactcaAAAGCTCATAAATCGagctaacatgggccaaggagaggtTGATTTGTAAGTAAAAATGAGGCCACCctcggccctatttatagacaatgttCGGACGGTCTGATCCCTAGTTCAGACGGTCCGATCTCTGCATGATATCCACGTCGCATGCATGCAAGTTTGGACTGTCCGATCTTTCTTCGGATCGTCCTATCTATTACGTTCGATACACCTGTAGAATTCCTATTGACATCTGTACCGAAAGAGTTCATACCGTCCAATCCcaagatcggatcgtccgatctcaccTCATCCGAATTCCAAACGTGCCTCCGAACTGTCCTGGTTCGGACCCTCCAAACTTCCCGAGCACAATAAGCCCATTTAGCATTTCCGGGTATTCTCAACCTAATTCATTGGTCCAgttgatcatattcaaattcctTTAATCACATTTTATTAactctaaacatgattaccaaCTTAATCTTGCAAAATAGAAACGGACCACTACAATATCATAATTaagatttaaatattaaaatactgATGCAAAATTGTGATGAAAATCTTAAGAAATAAATAGTGTAAGTCTAAAAGACTAGTATGTGTTATCCCTATTGGTAGAGCGATCGAATCATGACGCTTGAACTCATTtgcggtttaaaatatttgagttgcaccattaccactagcttttggtaaagcgacAAACACTCGGTCCTAAAATTGGTATCAGATCCAAGGTCATGAGTTCGATTAACATTGACTACAAGGAGTACAATTATTGGGAGATAGATTGTtgaggtgcaataattgtccctaCTAATAGACCGATAGAAGCATGATGCTTGAGCTGATGTGcggtttaaaaaatttgagttgcaCAATTATCACAAGCTATAGTTTTTGGTAAAGTGGCAAGCATTTGGTTCTAAAATTGGTATTAGAGTCAAGGTCATAGATTAGATTCTCATTGACTGCAAGAAATGCAATTATTAGGAGAAAGATTGTTAGGTTGCAATAATTGTCCCTATTGATAGAGCGGTTGAACAATGATACTTGGGATTGTAATGGCCCGGTTCcatttttacaagattaaacaTGGATTGGAGacttaatttggatttaattggacaatttttggatttttggtcAAGGGCAGTTCGGAGGGTCCAAACCCTTTGGAGGCACAATGCAAGGATCGGAGGCTAAGGAGAGATCGGAGCGTCTGAAccaggatcggagcgtccgatctcagtTAGGCCATGGAGCTGGTGAGGTATCGAGACTGATCGGACACGCAGCAGTTCGGAGTGTCCAAACTGTGCATGCAGTGACGTGGTCTGCATGCAGAGATCAGAGCGTCCGAACCCccaatcggagcgtccgatctccgcctataaataggccctccgaGAATCAGATTTTCACATCATTTACAAAGTTTTTCTCTTGGTTTTTAGGTATTTATAAGTGTTTTGGGGTGATTTACAACCTTATTAGCTTAGTCCGGGAGTTGGCAAGGTGCTCCGTAGTTGCAGCGGaatggtgcccaagttctggggcagtcgtcatcagcgggctgacgacggacgaaggtataactctGGCTCCTTGTAGAAAATATGGAATATGctataacttagttaaggcttttagaataatattatgatgcatgagtattttgcattgtagtgcggactttaggcttggacttagaggtggtgtagcttgcctagtagaactAAAGTAAGTAAGTAattactgactgagatagccatctaaatatacatatttatgtgttgcatgattatgtgttgcattattatatgtcatgatatgtATGATATACTGTTCACgatttgtatgcggcatttgcataccatATTGAGCCTattatccttttgagatagtCAGTTGTTCTAGGAtcgctcagccctagggttgtTTTGTTGAacgatcgggtaccgtgtgacaTCCACTGAACCGAAGGGGCAGCGTGTGCGGTTTACCCAGAAAGGTGATAGTTCAAGATTGAtttcagtatgtgtggcacccactgaATCTTCGGAGCAGCGTGCACATACCGGAGGAGCCtatgttctgagcatgatttttcagatatgaTCCCAGCTTATCCAGAGCATTCATATTTCATGTTGCATGAATAATATGGACTTGTATATTCGGTACAttacgtactgggcgttagcgctcacgtccttgcttttatctcggacaccccattcgacggggcaaaTTTGCAGGTGGACCAGGAGCGAGATCAGTGTTTGTTCGGTAACCCGGGTTGGTTGCAGAGATTTGCACAGGTTTCTAGATTAAGCTTTTATCCGGTATTTATTGTTATTTCAGCTGAGTTTTATTTGTTTACTGGTTGTATTATGCCGGGATGTTAGATTGATTATGTTTTCGCAGTTTAACTCTTATTGtgcttaattaagttaaaatgCATGTGTAAGCTcgcttgattagtaggtgattacgGTGCAGGTCACTACAGGGAtgctgtgcggtttaaaagatttaatTATACTTTACCACCAGCTATAGTTTTTGGTAAAACGACAAACATTCGGTCCTACAGTATGGTAATTGTGAATAATTTTTGCATTATTAATTAGAAAATTttcaatatattaattaattataaagttTTTATTATAGTATGTTGATAATTATTTTTTCGTATGAGTTAATGATTGAGTCCTTATGAACATGTTTTTTCCCTATCACAAGTTCTAATAATAGTGTTTTGTGAGTTAAATACCAAATTAAACaaattatcaaaataaaaactaataatgttattttaataatataataaatatatatatgaaagtcATGTCATATTCGATGAGTTTGACAATAAGCCGCGTAGAATAAAATACAATTTTAGTGAAATTTCTCGATCCTAGAAGAAAACACGCGCATTGCACGTGGACGTAATTCTATTTGAAACAAAATTAGATATTTcggataatattaaaaataaaatatatatttttataattcatATTAATCATTCGTACGTCACTACAAGTctcaagataatatatatttttacacATTGTTTTTCTATGAATCTTAAGAATTTAGTATATtgatacttaaaataaaaaaaattatatatatgagtAACAATTATGAATTAACctaaatatttttgttttttacacattatttttttgttaatatattatataaatcaattatatatattattattataaatatgagttccaattataattaatttatatattcttTGTTTTACTTACTATTTAAGTTCTAATTATGAATTTACTtaaatattcttgtttatttgtttttctataaattttatgaaatattatatgaatatttaaataaaaacttgtATAATGTACTACGTACCTATATTTCTATGttttttttcacatttttttaTCTACTAATATTACGAGATACGTACCTatatttctatatttttttcacatttttttaTCTACTAACATTACAAGATAATATATGGAGACTTAAAATAAGTGGATGCATGCACAGTGATTACTTAAATATCCTTGTGATTACATTTTTTTTCGGTCTTACAAGATACTATATGAATATCTAAATCTAAAATAAGACAAAagaacaaataataaataatagatacacaaaattatataattttttatttgaaagaatgCATGATatagtttttaaaataaaatagttaattgaagagtcacataaataaatatttgaaaaaaacacattaattatgTTGTAATGAAAAATGACaaccatgtaaattcacaaataaactcacatatttatatagataatagataatagatatataatattcttttttatttgtttttctataatttttacaaaataatatatgaatatttaaataaaaacttgtATAATGCTCTACGTACATATATTTCTATGTTTTTTTTACACATTTTTTATCTACTAATATTACAATATAATATATGGAGACTTAAAATAGGTGGATGCATGCACAGTGTATTACTTAAATATCCTTGTGATTACATATTATTTGATCTTACAAGATACTATATGAATATCTTAATCTTaatcttaaataataaaaagagcaaataataaatagtagatacacaaaattataatttttatttgaaagagtgcATGATATAGTTTTTTAAATAAAGTAGTtagtcacataaataaatatttaaaaaagcaCACATTAATTATGTAGTAATGGAAAAGGACAACCATTTAAATTCACAaataaactcacatatttatatatatataataaaaaattagaatAATAGATTTTTACGaaataatatatgaatatttaaataaaaacttgtATAAAGTACTACGTACATATATTTCTATGTTTTTTACACATTTTTTTATCTACTAATATTACAAGATAATACACGGGGACTTAAAATAAGTAGATGCATGCACAATGTATTACTTAAATATCTTTCTGATTACATATTATTTTTCTATTGGTCTTACAAATACTAtatgaatattttaattttaaataagaaAAAGAGCAAATAATAAGTAATAGATAcacaaaattataatttttatttgaaatagtGCATGAtatactttttaaaataaagtagttaattgaagagtcacataaataaatatttgaaaaaacacattaattataTGATAATGAAAAAGGTtaaccatgtaaattcacaaataaactcatatatttatatatgtaatagatgtaatagaaatagataatagatatattCTGAATTATCCATTTATATATGTGATGAGTACGTCTAAAAATTTCACTAGGCCCAGACCTAATCATAAAGAtccactccaaatatttttgaggcccAAACTTATTTAAGTATTATTTATaattctacaaaagcccataagaggctcaagcccgtgaaactctccgaatatctataaatagctcaagttacCTCATTATTAAGATACACACTTTCTTTAGTACTATAATGCTCTACTCttgattattattccttgagtaatcacTGACTTGAACGTCGGAGTGCCTTCGTCGAaaccctcccggctcctctgactttgttttgtgacgtaggaacacCCCACTGAAAATTTTCATAGGGAACGTACAAAGATTTGTTGATAATTCGGACTTTGCGAAAACAACGTGTCGAGTATAAGTGATTTTTGGcacttctaattttttttctaggaagcatttcaaaattttattaaagagAGATGCTTACCAGCTTTCAGAAACACTCTTTATATAATTTCAAAGGTACGGGACCAGGCCCACTTATTTACCAATATATTATTATTGACcgtaaaaacaaaaaataagaaTTGGAGTTTATGGATGGGCCGCTGGATGCAAAGAATTGGGCTGCCAGAAGTTATATATAGGATAAACTAATTCATAGAATTGGGCCACTGGATGCATAGCATTGGGCTGCCAGAAGTATGTGGAGTCTGATCCACTGAAAGTTATCGTCCTGATTTCGtcctaaaaaatattaattgttttatGTTTTTAGTTGGGGGAGAATTTGTTGGAGTTTGAGATTTCCTCCAAAATATGAGAATGGTACTAGAATAGTTATTATATATCATCAACcggtttttaaaatttgaatcccAAAATTATGAAGGAaaaatgtatgtatatatatgttgtatGGTAGGATATATTATAAAGTGGAAAGTGTTCCCCCTATTATGAATAAGGCCGAAGACTTGGCGAGAGGAGCTAACTATGcattcaaataatttaaaaaaccaATGACGATGGTTTACCCTTCATTTCAAACATGAAACAGAGAGTCGAATAATTGAGATATTCTACATAAGTTGACAGGTCTAGAAGATGCATGTATCAGTAGTATTGAAATCTTCAAAGTCCAATCAATTGTACGTGCTGATAATTTTCTATATATGAATCTCACCATAGGCcacgaaaaataattaaaatggatACAAAATGGAAAGTCTTCTTCTTCTTGCTTTTCATCTCCTGCTGGATTTCTGCATGTCGTCCACCTCTACGGATATCATAAGTCCGATATTCCGAAGCGTTACGGATGGCGAGACCATCGTTTCATCTGGTGGGATGTTCGAGCTGGGATTCTTTAGTCCCGACAATTCCAACATTAATAATTGTTACGTCGGAATCTGGTACAAAAAGATCACTCTTGGAATGGCCTTTTCTTCAGTGGATATCCCAAACGAATTAGGAGGGATCGAACCCCACGTATTATTTCGAGTTCGTGATGAACAAGAACGAGGTGTACTATCAACAACATTACAGAGAGATTGTTTGCGCTTGTGGCTGACATACATAAATTACGGATTCTATTTTTATAGAAgagattaaatttataaatcatgaaaaagtaggtagtgtttgaaaatagAAGTGAAGAGCTAGGTGAAACTTTTTTATGgtaaagtgtttgataaattaaTGATTCTTAATTACATGGTAGAGCGTTTGAGAATGAGTATTTTGTTACAGTTGGATCTCAAACTCGATATTTCGTCTCAAACATACTTTAGTAACACATAAGCTACAAGTCACAGATACATACGAACATTCACTTTGTTGAGCGGTTGATAAAAGTAACTAGTGTTGTATGTATCATAATCTGATTCATGATCAACAGCAGCTTATTGCAAGCATTAATTCGAAACTAGTTCATCTATATTGCAGGCTCTAGCGGAAAGAAGAGAAGAATACTCATCACAAGTTTGATATCAATGATTCCGATGACTCTTGTAAGTCTCAGTCTCATCCTGTATATTCggaagaagaataaagatagAGAAGTAGGTGAGGACAAATTAATTACAAAGATTACAAGTTGttaatattttcaaagaaaaaaaagactCTCATAAATGATCAAATTCAACAGCGTCATGTTTTTATAACAGGAAAATACAATGCAAGTGAACACGAAGAGTCAGAGCTACCTTTCTTCAAATTAGCTACAATCCTCGAAGCTACGAAATGCTTTGCCATTGAAAACAAGCTTGGGGAAGGAGGTTTTGGACCTGTTTATAAGGTAAACTTTCCCCATATGTATAAAATataagaaggaaaaaaaaaaaaaaatagaggaGAAAAAGGTAGAATAATTAGTTCATTTTTTGATTCATGGTCTGCTTGAAaaaccataaagataatgttaTAGGTAACCTCATTTGATCAAAACATGAGCAATGTTGAACTTCACATCTGATCTTAGGGCGTGCTCGAAGGGGGACAAGAAATTGCAGTAAAACGGTTGTCAAGAACCTCTACACAAGGGCTCGATGAATTCAAGAATGAAGCGATCTTTATCGCAAAACTTCAGCACCGAAATCTCGTGAGGCTTCTGGGATACTGCATTCAAAAAGACGAAAATATGTTGATATATGAATACATGCCAAACAAAAGTcttgatatgattttatttggtGAGTATCATACTTGTAGAATGTATGACCGTCATTAAGAAATTTCGCATGCATTCCTAGTTGCGATACAGCACGGTGTTTACGTGACTAACCAACATTTTGATCTGATGCCAAAATATCATTGGCAGATGAAACAACAGGTGATTTACTTGATTGGCCAAAACGTTTCCATATCATCAATGGAGTAGCCAGGGGAATTTTGTATCTTCATCAAGATTCCAGATTGAGGATTATTCACCGAGATCTCAAAGTCAGCAACATATTGCTGGACTCAGACATGAACCCGAAGATTTCGGACTTTGGAACAGTCAGGAGTTTCGGAGGCAGTGAGACAGAAGCTAAGACAAGCCGAGTTGTGGGGACATAGTAATAAGAATCTTGATCATTAATggcttgatatatatatatatatatatacttctttaacTTCTTTCCACACTGTTTTCTGATACATAAACACCCAATATTATGCAGTGGCTACATGTCTCCGGAGTACGCAGTTGATGGGATCTTCTCTGTGAAATCAGACGTCTTCAGCTTCGGGGTGCTAGTACTAGAAATCGTTAGTGGGAAGGGAAACAGAGGATTTTCGCATAGTTATCATCATCTGAACCTTCTTGGACATGTAAGTAACTTGTATATATGTCCATGAATCAGCAAAATATATATGATACTTATTGAAATTGTAATGAATCTAGGCATGGAACCTTTACAAAGAAGAAAGGTCGCATGAAGTGGCCGACGCCTCTCTACGAAATTATCCTCGAGATTTAGCTCAAGTGATAAGGTCGATCCATGTTGGTCTATTGTGTGTGCAACAGAAGCCTGAAGATAGACCAAGCATGTCCTCGGTGGTGTTGATGTTGGGCAACGACGGCGCGTTAGCCGAAGCTAAACAGCCTGGTTTCTACACAGAAAGAGAGCCCATTGTCGCCCAAGATTCAACGACCACACAGGTGATAACAAATTCACCTAATCAACTCACCATCACCGCGTTAGATCCCAGATAGGAAATGTGCATGTTATGTTGttgcaatattttttttttttttttataatttggcCGACCCCAAATCTAGAAATGTACGTGAACACCTCaattctaaaataaaaataaaaatttgaatttgaattcatATGCGAAACGGTGTCAGCATCAAATGTTGTTTACCTCCCTTCGTAGAGAATCCGTGTTCGAAAACATCGCAAGTAGATGATCTTTGACATGATGTTCATGTATGATTATAACTTTATATATAACACATGTAAAATATAACGAAGTACTCAAAGTAATttcttaatttaaaattaatgtttGAATTTCAACTTTGTTACGTtcaattttcttttaaaaatgattttattacGGGAATGGTAATTTCAGTAAAATATATGATGTTTGCCATATTTTTAACCTCGTGGATTAATTTTTATGTATCACTTAGACTGACCAAAATATCCTCATTATGTGTATATAGTTTATCCAACCTAATCTATTACctattacctatctaaaagtgtgaataaaagagcaaagttttacaattgtgaatttacaactTTGCCCTTTTATTCTACACAATTTCATGTAAAAGTTAATACAAATAAGGATATAAatgtaaaaatcaattattagctaggacataaaagtaaatgtataaatttttatataaataaatacaaaatacaTGGCTTGTTAATTGTTACACATTAACTAAATGCATTCATTACTGAGTAATAGTGAGTTGATTAAAATAAATGAATCAAAAAGATGTTACAATATAATAAGTCTAAAAcaattttcaataatttcatGCTTTAATTTGGGTgggatttttttcatttaattaattgattaaataaataaaataaaaggaaataTTTTTGTAACAAAATCAGTTTTGGAAAGAGAAAAACAAAATGGGTGGGATTTGttttcatttaattaattaattaaataactaaaataaaaggaaaTAATTTTGTTATctattacctatctaaaagtgtgaataaaagagcaaagttttacaattgtgaatttacaactTTGCCCTTTTATTCTACACAATTTCATGTAAAAGTTAATACAAATAAGGATATAAatgtaaaaatcaattattagcTAGGACAAAAAAGTAAATGTATAaatttttctataaataaatacaaaatacaTGGCTTGTTAATTGTTACACATTAACTAAATGCATTCATTACTGAGTAATAGTGAGTTGATTAAAATAAATGAATCAAAAAGATGTTACAATATAATAAGCCTAAAAcaattttcaataatttcatGCTTTAATTTGGGTgggatttttttcatttaattaattgattaaataaataaaataaaaagaaatatttttgt
Proteins encoded:
- the LOC140877917 gene encoding G-type lectin S-receptor-like serine/threonine-protein kinase At4g27290 yields the protein MESLLLLAFHLLLDFCMSSTSTDIISPIFRSVTDGETIVSSGGMFELGFFSPDNSNINNCYVGIWYKKITLGMAFSSVDIPNELGGIEPHVLFRVRDEQERGSSGKKRRILITSLISMIPMTLVSLSLILYIRKKNKDREVGKYNASEHEESELPFFKLATILEATKCFAIENKLGEGGFGPVYKGVLEGGQEIAVKRLSRTSTQGLDEFKNEAIFIAKLQHRNLVRLLGYCIQKDENMLIYEYMPNKSLDMILFDETTGDLLDWPKRFHIINGVARGILYLHQDSRLRIIHRDLKVSNILLDSDMNPKISDFGTVRSFGGSETEAKTSRVVGTYGYMSPEYAVDGIFSVKSDVFSFGVLVLEIVSGKGNRGFSHSYHHLNLLGHAWNLYKEERSHEVADASLRNYPRDLAQVIRSIHVGLLCVQQKPEDRPSMSSVVLMLGNDGALAEAKQPGFYTEREPIVAQDSTTTQVITNSPNQLTITALDPR